Proteins from a single region of Ensifer adhaerens:
- a CDS encoding metallophosphoesterase: MITRRGLLKVIGGGIASMAALGGYAFAVEPLARLSVTRYTLTPPGWTPGLKLRVVMLTDIHACEPWMPASRIASICRQANSLGGDVTVLLGDYVAGMNFVTSYVHSSEWSKALATLTAPLGVHAVMGNHDWWEDKTAQRNGGGPTFGHKALQDVGINVYSNRAIRLEKDGQGFWIAGLEDQLALVPGKKWQRQRMTGLDDLDGTLAQVSDGDPIILLAHEPDIFPSVPSRVALTLSGHTHGGQVRLLGYAPVVPSRFGDRYAYGHMVEDDCNLIVSGGLGCSLAPVRFGVPPEIVVIDLG; encoded by the coding sequence ATGATTACCCGCCGCGGATTATTGAAAGTGATCGGCGGCGGCATCGCCAGCATGGCGGCGCTCGGTGGCTATGCATTTGCCGTCGAGCCTTTGGCGCGCCTGAGCGTGACCCGCTACACGCTGACGCCGCCCGGCTGGACGCCCGGCTTGAAGCTGCGTGTCGTCATGCTCACGGATATCCATGCCTGCGAACCCTGGATGCCGGCGAGCCGCATCGCTTCGATCTGCCGGCAAGCCAACAGTCTCGGCGGCGATGTCACGGTGCTTCTTGGCGACTACGTGGCCGGGATGAACTTCGTCACCAGCTACGTGCATTCCAGCGAATGGTCGAAGGCGCTTGCCACGCTCACGGCGCCGCTCGGCGTCCATGCCGTCATGGGCAATCACGACTGGTGGGAGGACAAGACCGCGCAACGAAATGGCGGTGGCCCGACCTTCGGGCACAAGGCGCTGCAGGATGTCGGCATCAACGTCTACAGCAACCGGGCAATCCGGCTGGAAAAGGACGGGCAGGGCTTCTGGATCGCCGGTCTCGAAGACCAACTCGCCCTGGTTCCGGGCAAGAAATGGCAACGCCAGCGCATGACCGGTCTCGACGATCTCGACGGTACGCTCGCACAGGTGAGCGACGGCGATCCGATCATTCTGCTGGCACATGAGCCCGATATCTTCCCGAGCGTTCCCTCTCGGGTCGCGTTGACACTGTCGGGCCATACCCATGGCGGCCAGGTGCGGCTTCTCGGCTACGCACCGGTGGTGCCGTCGCGTTTCGGCGATCGCTACGCCTATGGCCACATGGTCGAGGACGACTGCAACCTGATCGTCTCCGGTGGTCTCGGCTGCTCGCTCGCACCGGTCCGTTTCGGCGTGCCACCGGAGATCGTCGTCATCGACCTTGGTTAG
- the ruvA gene encoding Holliday junction branch migration protein RuvA — MIGKLKGTIDEIGEDHVVLDVHGVGYVAFCSARTLSKLGSAGEAAILFIETYVREDQLKLFGFLTALEREWFRLLQSVQGVGSKVALAVLSTLTPGELANAIALQDKTSVSRAPGVGPKVAVRIVTELKNKAPSFAGEMAASIGLKQELGEGVASAPVSDAVSALTNLGYSRDQAANAVAAALKNGGEGGDSAKLIRLGLKELAR; from the coding sequence ATGATCGGCAAACTGAAGGGTACCATCGACGAGATCGGCGAGGATCATGTCGTGCTCGACGTGCATGGCGTCGGCTATGTCGCCTTTTGTTCGGCGCGCACGCTGTCCAAGCTCGGATCGGCGGGCGAGGCGGCGATACTCTTCATCGAGACCTATGTGCGCGAGGACCAGTTGAAGCTCTTCGGCTTCCTGACCGCGCTGGAACGGGAATGGTTCCGGTTGTTGCAGAGCGTGCAGGGCGTCGGCTCGAAAGTGGCGCTTGCAGTTCTCTCGACATTGACGCCGGGCGAGCTGGCAAATGCAATCGCTCTGCAGGACAAGACTTCGGTCTCGCGCGCGCCGGGGGTCGGGCCCAAGGTGGCGGTTCGCATCGTCACCGAGCTCAAGAACAAGGCGCCGTCCTTTGCCGGCGAGATGGCGGCATCGATCGGCCTCAAGCAGGAGCTTGGCGAAGGGGTCGCTTCCGCGCCGGTATCGGATGCGGTTTCAGCGCTGACCAATCTCGGCTATTCGCGCGACCAGGCAGCAAACGCCGTTGCGGCTGCGCTGAAAAACGGCGGCGAAGGCGGCGACAGCGCCAAGCTCATTCGCCTCGGCCTCAAGGAACTGGCGCGATGA
- a CDS encoding YebC/PmpR family DNA-binding transcriptional regulator, protein MAGHSQFKNIMHRKGRQDAVRSKMFSKLAREITVAAKTGMADPAMNPRLRLAIQNAKAQSMPKDNIERAIKKASGGDAENYEEVRYEGYGPGGVAVIVEALTDNRNRTASNVRSTFTKAGGALGETGSVSFSFDRVGEITYKLSVGDADKVMEAAIEAGADDVTTDEDGHTIICGFEAIGEVSKALEDTLGEAETVKAIWKAQNSVPVDEEKAQSLMKLIDTLEDDDDVQNVYSNFEVSDEILAKLSA, encoded by the coding sequence ATGGCTGGCCATTCACAGTTCAAGAACATCATGCACCGCAAGGGCCGTCAGGATGCGGTGCGCTCGAAAATGTTTTCCAAGCTCGCGCGCGAAATCACGGTTGCCGCCAAGACCGGCATGGCCGATCCCGCTATGAACCCGCGCCTGCGTCTGGCGATCCAGAACGCCAAGGCGCAATCGATGCCGAAGGACAACATCGAACGGGCGATCAAGAAGGCCTCCGGCGGCGACGCGGAAAACTACGAAGAAGTCCGCTACGAGGGTTACGGCCCGGGCGGCGTCGCCGTCATCGTCGAGGCGCTGACCGACAACCGCAACCGCACCGCTTCCAACGTGCGCTCGACCTTCACCAAAGCCGGTGGCGCGCTCGGCGAAACCGGCTCGGTTTCCTTCTCCTTCGACCGCGTCGGCGAAATCACCTACAAGCTGTCGGTCGGCGATGCCGACAAGGTGATGGAAGCGGCGATCGAAGCTGGCGCTGACGACGTGACCACCGACGAGGACGGCCACACGATCATCTGCGGTTTCGAAGCGATCGGCGAAGTGTCCAAGGCGCTCGAAGACACGCTCGGCGAAGCCGAAACCGTCAAGGCGATCTGGAAGGCGCAGAACAGCGTTCCGGTCGACGAAGAAAAGGCGCAGTCGCTGATGAAGCTCATCGACACCCTTGAAGATGACGACGACGTTCAGAACGTCTACTCAAACTTCGAAGTTTCGGACGAAATCCTCGCGAAGCTCTCGGCCTGA
- a CDS encoding HAD hydrolase-like protein, which translates to MIYEFAIFDFDGTLADTAANFMLACNRAARHYGFRELSVEEFQSLRTMGNREIIAHLGVPVWKLPQIAVFMRRAMAAEAASVRLFPGVAELLMRLKAAGIGIAIVSSNAEEGIRAALGEAVAAVDIFECGAALFGKAQHFKKTIRYSGLDPARFLAIGDEARDIEAARKAGIAAGAVAWGYADPAFLQKLGPDRFFTRLEEIAPAFGVI; encoded by the coding sequence ATGATCTATGAGTTCGCGATCTTCGATTTCGATGGCACGCTGGCCGATACGGCGGCGAACTTCATGCTTGCCTGCAACAGAGCCGCGCGGCACTACGGTTTCCGCGAGCTTTCCGTCGAGGAATTCCAGTCGCTGAGGACGATGGGCAATCGCGAGATCATCGCGCATCTTGGCGTGCCCGTGTGGAAGCTGCCGCAGATTGCCGTTTTCATGCGCCGGGCGATGGCGGCCGAGGCCGCATCCGTGCGGCTGTTTCCGGGTGTCGCAGAACTGCTCATGCGCTTGAAGGCTGCCGGTATCGGCATTGCCATCGTCAGTTCGAATGCTGAAGAGGGAATTCGCGCTGCGCTCGGAGAAGCGGTTGCGGCAGTGGACATCTTCGAGTGTGGTGCCGCTCTCTTCGGCAAGGCCCAGCATTTCAAGAAGACGATCCGATACTCCGGCCTGGACCCGGCTCGCTTCCTGGCGATCGGCGACGAAGCGCGTGACATTGAGGCTGCGCGCAAGGCGGGCATCGCCGCAGGAGCGGTGGCTTGGGGTTATGCCGACCCGGCCTTCCTGCAAAAACTCGGACCGGATCGGTTTTTCACCCGCCTGGAAGAGATCGCGCCGGCGTTCGGCGTGATCTGA
- a CDS encoding LLM class flavin-dependent oxidoreductase, which yields MATFSVLDLSPITQGGSVAQSLENSRRLAQAAEENGYQRFWLAEHHGMKGIASAATSIVISHVAAATKTIRVGSGGIMLPNHSPLVIAEQFGTLAALYPGRIDLGLGRAPGTDMRTAQALRRNMEASGNNFPNDVVELQALLGPVAEDQKIIAVPGADTNVPIWLLGSSHFSAHLAGMLGLPFAFASHFAPDMLLSALEIYRERFTPSETLAKPHVMVGVMGVAADTDAEANYLFTSMQQSFVALRRNARGQFPPPVQSMDGLWNYDEKIFVDHSMMYAVVGGPETIRRKIGTFLEQTKADELIISMPIFDMDARLHSLRLFADAQSDLAKAA from the coding sequence ATGGCGACTTTCTCCGTCCTCGATCTCTCCCCGATCACGCAAGGCGGCAGCGTCGCCCAGTCGCTCGAAAACTCGCGCCGCCTGGCCCAGGCTGCCGAGGAGAACGGATACCAGCGCTTCTGGCTTGCCGAACATCACGGCATGAAGGGGATTGCAAGTGCTGCGACCTCGATCGTGATCTCCCATGTGGCCGCGGCGACGAAGACGATCCGCGTCGGCTCAGGCGGCATCATGCTGCCGAACCATTCACCACTGGTGATCGCCGAGCAGTTCGGCACGCTGGCAGCACTTTATCCCGGCCGCATCGACCTCGGCCTTGGCCGCGCACCCGGCACCGACATGCGCACCGCCCAGGCGCTACGGCGCAACATGGAAGCGAGCGGCAACAATTTCCCCAACGACGTGGTCGAACTGCAGGCCCTCCTCGGCCCGGTGGCCGAGGATCAGAAGATCATCGCCGTACCGGGCGCCGATACCAACGTACCGATCTGGCTGTTGGGCTCGAGCCACTTCAGTGCGCACCTCGCCGGCATGCTCGGCCTGCCCTTCGCCTTCGCCTCGCATTTCGCGCCGGACATGCTCTTGTCGGCGCTCGAAATCTACCGCGAACGCTTCACGCCGTCCGAGACCCTCGCCAAACCGCATGTCATGGTCGGCGTCATGGGTGTCGCCGCCGACACCGACGCGGAGGCGAACTACCTCTTCACTTCAATGCAGCAATCCTTTGTGGCGCTGCGTCGCAACGCGCGCGGACAATTCCCACCACCGGTGCAATCGATGGATGGGCTGTGGAACTATGACGAAAAGATCTTCGTCGATCATTCGATGATGTATGCCGTGGTCGGCGGGCCGGAGACGATCCGCCGCAAGATCGGGACCTTCCTCGAGCAGACGAAGGCCGACGAGCTGATCATCTCCATGCCGATCTTCGACATGGACGCGCGCCTGCATTCGCTTCGCCTCTTCGCCGACGCCCAAAGCGATCTCGCCAAGGCAGCCTGA
- a CDS encoding MBL fold metallo-hydrolase, translated as MMLRYLVYTFAAIWLIHAFWPSVAHAQQQQPQHASQCQAIAEAMPQATFASFTPVAATKGTAVVGEVAITYLGHSTFLIETPGGVSIATDYNGWFAPSAPPTVATMNKAHSSHYTLTPDPAIKNVLHGWGDNGRPARHDLVVGDTYIRNVTTDIRAGGGVMEHDGNSIFIFEVADLCIGHLGHLHHELDDSHYRQIGRLDVLMVPVDGGLTMGAESMSRVVGRLRSSLILPMHRRGPPIDAFLDMFGDDYDKRFADSTSVKVSLRSLPSKPLIYILKGV; from the coding sequence CTGATGCTCCGGTACCTTGTCTACACGTTCGCCGCCATATGGCTCATTCACGCGTTCTGGCCGTCGGTCGCGCATGCCCAACAACAACAGCCCCAACACGCCAGTCAATGCCAGGCGATTGCAGAGGCCATGCCGCAGGCGACCTTCGCCAGCTTCACGCCTGTTGCCGCCACCAAGGGAACGGCCGTGGTCGGTGAAGTCGCGATCACCTATCTCGGCCATTCCACCTTTCTGATCGAGACGCCAGGCGGTGTGTCGATCGCGACCGATTACAATGGCTGGTTCGCGCCCTCGGCGCCACCGACGGTCGCAACGATGAACAAGGCGCATTCGAGCCATTACACGCTGACGCCCGACCCGGCGATCAAGAACGTCCTGCATGGCTGGGGCGACAACGGAAGACCTGCCCGTCACGACCTCGTGGTCGGCGACACCTACATTCGCAACGTCACGACCGATATCCGCGCCGGCGGGGGCGTGATGGAGCACGATGGCAATTCGATCTTCATCTTCGAGGTGGCGGATCTCTGCATCGGCCACCTCGGCCATCTTCACCACGAACTCGACGACAGCCACTATCGCCAGATCGGCCGGCTCGACGTGCTTATGGTGCCCGTTGATGGCGGCCTGACCATGGGAGCAGAAAGCATGAGCCGTGTCGTCGGCCGGCTGCGGTCGTCGCTGATCCTGCCGATGCACCGCCGTGGTCCGCCGATCGACGCTTTTCTCGACATGTTCGGTGACGACTACGACAAGCGCTTCGCCGACAGCACCAGCGTCAAGGTATCGTTGCGTTCCTTGCCAAGCAAACCGCTGATTTATATTCTCAAGGGCGTCTGA
- the ruvB gene encoding Holliday junction branch migration DNA helicase RuvB, whose translation MTDAARLITPEKRGEDLDATMRPQSLDEFTGQAEARANLKIFIEAAKNRGEALDHVLFVGPPGLGKTTLAQIMAKELGVNFRSTSGPVIAKAGDLAALLTNLEERDVLFIDEIHRLNPAVEEILYPAMEDFQLDLIIGEGPAARSVKIDLSKFTLVAATTRLGLLTTPLRDRFGIPVRLNFYTVEELESIVRRGARLMGLGMTDDGAREIARRARGTPRIAGRLLRRVRDFAEVARAEAVTREIADEALTRLLVDNMGLDQLDRRYLFMIAQNFAGGPVGIETIAAGLSEPRDAIEDIIEPYLIQQGFIQRTPRGRILTANAWKHIGLNPPKEVEAAQFRLTLEDE comes from the coding sequence ATGACTGACGCGGCACGTCTGATAACGCCGGAAAAACGTGGTGAGGATCTCGATGCGACCATGCGCCCGCAGTCGCTGGACGAATTCACCGGCCAGGCCGAAGCGCGCGCCAACCTGAAGATCTTCATCGAAGCCGCCAAGAACCGCGGTGAGGCGCTGGACCACGTGCTGTTCGTCGGCCCGCCCGGCCTCGGCAAGACGACGCTGGCGCAGATCATGGCCAAGGAACTCGGGGTCAATTTCCGCTCGACCTCCGGCCCTGTCATTGCCAAGGCCGGCGATCTTGCGGCCTTGCTCACCAATCTCGAAGAGCGCGACGTGCTCTTCATCGACGAAATCCACCGGCTCAATCCGGCGGTCGAGGAAATTCTCTATCCGGCGATGGAGGATTTCCAGCTCGATCTCATCATCGGCGAAGGTCCTGCGGCGCGTTCGGTGAAGATCGATCTTTCGAAGTTCACGCTGGTGGCGGCAACGACGCGCCTCGGCCTGTTGACGACGCCGCTTCGCGACCGTTTCGGCATTCCCGTACGTCTCAATTTCTACACCGTCGAGGAACTGGAATCGATCGTACGGCGTGGCGCCAGGCTGATGGGTCTCGGCATGACCGACGACGGTGCGCGCGAAATCGCGCGCCGCGCCCGCGGCACACCGCGCATTGCCGGTCGGCTGTTGCGCCGGGTGCGCGATTTCGCTGAAGTCGCGCGTGCGGAAGCCGTGACACGAGAGATCGCCGACGAAGCGCTGACACGGCTGCTCGTCGACAATATGGGGCTCGACCAGCTCGACCGCCGCTATCTCTTCATGATCGCGCAGAATTTCGCCGGCGGGCCTGTTGGGATCGAAACCATCGCCGCCGGTCTCTCGGAACCGCGCGATGCGATCGAAGACATCATCGAGCCCTATCTGATCCAGCAAGGTTTCATCCAGCGGACACCGCGCGGTCGTATCTTGACCGCAAATGCCTGGAAACATATCGGGCTCAATCCGCCGAAAGAGGTCGAGGCGGCGCAGTTCCGACTGACACTCGAGGACGAATAG
- the ruvC gene encoding crossover junction endodeoxyribonuclease RuvC, producing MQNTIRIIGIDPGLRRTGWGIIETLGNSLRFVASGTVTSDGDMDLASRLCQLHDGLAEVVHSYQPHEAAVEQTFVNKDATATLKLGQARGIAMLVPARAGLRVAEYAPNAVKKAVIGVGHGEKQQIHMMIKVLMPKVEFKGNDAADALAIAICHAHNRQSVTSRLAALMA from the coding sequence ATGCAGAACACGATTCGCATCATCGGTATCGATCCGGGCCTCCGGCGCACCGGCTGGGGCATTATCGAAACGCTCGGCAATTCGCTGCGTTTCGTCGCTTCCGGCACGGTTACTTCCGATGGCGATATGGATCTCGCGTCGCGGCTCTGCCAGCTGCACGATGGGCTTGCCGAGGTGGTCCACAGTTACCAGCCGCACGAGGCGGCGGTGGAACAGACCTTTGTCAACAAGGATGCGACGGCGACGCTGAAGCTCGGCCAGGCGCGCGGCATTGCCATGCTGGTGCCGGCGCGCGCGGGCCTGAGGGTCGCGGAGTATGCGCCGAACGCCGTCAAGAAGGCCGTGATCGGCGTCGGCCACGGCGAGAAACAGCAGATCCACATGATGATCAAGGTTCTGATGCCAAAGGTCGAGTTCAAGGGCAACGATGCGGCGGACGCATTGGCGATCGCCATCTGCCATGCGCACAACCGGCAATCGGTGACGAGCCGGCTTGCCGCATTGATGGCGTAG
- a CDS encoding NAD-dependent epimerase/dehydratase family protein, which produces MTRVLVSGGAGFVGRFIVEHLMQNGHEVIVGGRTPPPTGCFSRPVDFVPLFLDPDLNQSAAFDDAEGFVHTAFEHVEGKYRGGEGDDPDGFRRANIDGTVRLFEAARTAGVKRCVFLSSRAVYGSRLVGTVDETTPTAPDTLYGDVKAIAENRLRALATENFIPASLRVTGVYGAAGPGRQHKWTELFAGYLDEKPIQPRIGTEVHGDDVGAAVRLMLEADSATVRGEAFNVSDLLLDVRQILSVVQRLTSCPHALPEAATAERYLVMSTEKLRRLGWQPGGFERLVTTIGDLVRNSRPA; this is translated from the coding sequence ATGACCAGGGTGCTGGTCTCCGGTGGCGCCGGCTTCGTCGGTCGCTTCATCGTCGAACATCTGATGCAGAACGGACATGAAGTGATCGTCGGTGGCCGAACCCCGCCTCCGACCGGTTGCTTTTCGAGACCCGTCGATTTCGTGCCGCTGTTCCTCGATCCGGACCTGAACCAGTCTGCGGCCTTCGACGACGCGGAGGGCTTTGTCCATACCGCCTTCGAACATGTCGAAGGCAAGTATCGCGGCGGTGAAGGCGACGATCCGGACGGCTTTCGCCGCGCCAATATCGACGGAACCGTGCGCCTTTTCGAAGCCGCTCGCACCGCCGGCGTCAAACGCTGCGTGTTCCTGTCGAGCCGTGCCGTCTACGGCAGCCGGCTTGTCGGCACGGTCGACGAGACAACGCCGACTGCTCCGGACACGCTTTATGGCGACGTGAAAGCCATTGCAGAGAACCGACTTCGGGCGCTCGCGACCGAGAATTTCATTCCGGCGAGCCTGCGCGTCACCGGCGTCTACGGCGCTGCCGGTCCTGGCAGGCAGCACAAATGGACCGAGCTGTTTGCGGGCTACCTCGATGAAAAACCGATCCAGCCGCGGATCGGGACAGAGGTTCACGGCGACGACGTCGGTGCTGCGGTGCGATTGATGCTGGAAGCAGATAGCGCCACGGTGCGTGGCGAGGCCTTCAACGTTTCGGACCTTCTGCTCGATGTCAGGCAAATCCTGTCGGTGGTACAGAGGCTCACCTCCTGTCCGCATGCATTGCCAGAGGCTGCTACGGCGGAGCGCTATCTTGTCATGTCGACCGAGAAGCTGCGCCGGCTTGGCTGGCAACCGGGCGGATTCGAACGGTTGGTTACGACGATCGGCGACTTGGTCAGAAACTCAAGACCCGCGTAA
- a CDS encoding glycosyltransferase has protein sequence MTSNDPSEGLRPSSPPTADHAFVTLVTNADYALGARALARSIRLTGTAADIVVLHTGGVSLEALAPLSEFGCRLVETDLLPLSDAFNERHQRRNVHEKAPFTKGRKPDFHSPLDNFCKLRLWQLAEYRRCVFIDADAIVLRNIDRLFAYPEFSAAPNVYESLADFHRLNSGVFVAEPSLTTFDRMLARLDAPDAFWPRTDQTFLQTFFQDWHGLPVTMNMLQYVWFNMPDLWDWRSIGVLHYQYEKPWEKDHPRSDTLRPLIDLWFAYLTGEGIPDIASLANPVKR, from the coding sequence ATGACATCGAACGATCCTTCGGAGGGGCTGCGCCCCTCCTCACCGCCCACCGCCGATCATGCCTTCGTGACACTCGTCACCAATGCCGACTATGCGCTCGGCGCACGCGCGCTCGCTCGCTCCATCCGCCTCACAGGGACAGCCGCCGACATTGTGGTGCTGCATACCGGCGGCGTTTCGCTCGAAGCGCTCGCGCCGCTTTCCGAGTTCGGCTGTCGTCTGGTCGAGACCGACCTTTTGCCGCTCTCCGATGCCTTCAACGAGCGGCATCAGCGCCGGAACGTGCATGAAAAGGCACCCTTCACCAAGGGACGCAAACCGGACTTCCACTCGCCGCTCGACAATTTCTGCAAGCTCCGGCTCTGGCAACTCGCCGAATACCGACGCTGCGTCTTCATCGACGCCGACGCAATCGTGCTCAGGAACATCGACCGGCTGTTCGCCTATCCGGAATTCTCGGCGGCACCGAATGTCTATGAGAGCCTCGCAGACTTTCATCGGCTGAATTCCGGCGTCTTCGTTGCCGAACCGTCATTGACGACATTCGACAGGATGCTCGCCCGCCTCGACGCACCCGACGCATTCTGGCCACGCACCGACCAGACCTTCCTGCAGACTTTCTTCCAGGATTGGCACGGCCTGCCGGTGACGATGAACATGCTGCAATATGTCTGGTTCAACATGCCCGATCTCTGGGACTGGCGCTCGATCGGCGTGCTGCACTACCAGTATGAAAAGCCCTGGGAGAAGGATCACCCGCGCTCCGATACGCTCAGGCCGCTGATCGATCTCTGGTTCGCCTATCTGACCGGCGAGGGCATCCCGGACATCGCCTCTCTTGCCAATCCGGTGAAGCGATGA